The following coding sequences are from one Virgibacillus necropolis window:
- the nhaC gene encoding Na+/H+ antiporter NhaC, producing MRVKEPSIGLALVPLIVLIGAAALSISFWKAGMFIPLISGIAAATIVGKLLGHKWSDLQDALSNGVSKALPAVFILFIIGTIIGTWILSGVIPTLIYYGLAIINPNLFVPLVCLVTGLVALVLGSSFTSIATVGLAFIAIGQGMEFPLALVAGAVISGAYFGDKLSPLSDTTNVAPAMVGEDLFAHVKHMLWDTIPAFVLAILLYWIVGLNYVSSSASVEEIGAIMQGLDNLFVIHPLLFIIPIITLLLMLKQYPAIPSLILISILGGVTAMLVQDNTITQVIQAMTSGFVSESGVAAIDSLLSRGGINSMLNTIGLIIIATALGGVLEATGVFRTIVKLIVSKIQTTGSLILSTVLSTFLIAFASGSQFLAIILPARGFLQSYKKFDLSPLNLSRSVEAAGTVGINLVPWGVPAVFAAGVLGVPAIEFIPFIFFAYLVPLINIIYGYTGFSIKKNPTSAITQTFEEEVL from the coding sequence ATGAGAGTAAAAGAACCAAGCATTGGTCTTGCACTTGTTCCATTAATTGTCTTAATTGGAGCTGCAGCATTATCCATTTCCTTTTGGAAAGCAGGGATGTTTATTCCGCTTATAAGTGGAATCGCTGCAGCTACAATAGTAGGTAAACTATTGGGTCATAAATGGAGCGATTTGCAAGATGCTTTATCGAATGGCGTATCAAAGGCACTGCCAGCTGTTTTTATTTTGTTTATTATTGGCACGATCATTGGAACATGGATTTTAAGCGGTGTTATTCCAACACTTATTTATTATGGACTTGCTATTATTAATCCTAATTTGTTTGTACCGCTCGTCTGCCTAGTGACCGGCCTTGTTGCATTGGTTCTAGGAAGTTCATTTACTTCCATAGCCACAGTAGGGCTGGCGTTTATCGCGATTGGTCAGGGGATGGAATTTCCATTGGCATTAGTAGCTGGTGCAGTAATTTCTGGTGCTTACTTTGGTGATAAGCTATCACCGTTATCCGATACCACAAACGTGGCCCCAGCAATGGTTGGAGAGGATTTGTTTGCCCACGTGAAACACATGCTTTGGGATACGATACCAGCTTTTGTTTTAGCAATTTTATTATATTGGATTGTAGGATTAAATTATGTTTCCTCTTCAGCTAGTGTGGAAGAAATCGGAGCGATTATGCAAGGGTTAGATAACCTGTTTGTAATCCATCCATTATTGTTCATTATACCAATAATTACGTTATTATTAATGCTGAAGCAGTATCCAGCTATTCCCTCCCTAATTCTAATCAGTATTCTGGGAGGAGTTACGGCTATGCTTGTGCAAGATAATACAATTACGCAAGTGATTCAGGCGATGACATCTGGATTCGTTTCAGAAAGTGGAGTGGCGGCAATCGACTCTTTATTATCCAGAGGTGGGATTAATTCCATGCTCAATACGATCGGGCTCATTATCATTGCGACAGCGCTAGGTGGTGTGCTGGAAGCGACAGGTGTATTTAGAACGATTGTCAAATTGATAGTATCGAAAATCCAAACAACTGGTTCTTTAATCTTATCAACCGTACTATCAACGTTTCTCATTGCTTTTGCAAGTGGCTCACAATTCCTTGCGATTATCTTACCTGCTAGGGGTTTTCTCCAGTCATATAAAAAGTTTGATCTCTCCCCATTAAATTTATCGAGGAGTGTAGAGGCAGCTGGAACAGTAGGGATTAATCTTGTTCCGTGGGGAGTACCAGCCGTGTTTGCAGCGGGAGTGCTAGGTGTTCCGGCGATAGAATTTATCCCGTTTATTTTCTTTGCTTATCTAGTCCCACTTATAAATATTATTTATGGGTACACAGGATTCTCAATTAAAAAAAATCCAACAAGCGCAATAACTCAGACGTTTGAGGAGGAAGTCTTATAA
- the nhaC gene encoding Na+/H+ antiporter NhaC, whose amino-acid sequence MNTKLSTFKALFLLIISFTLILVGVLYLGAPSTIVLISTGTVVIALAVIWGIKWQKIEEDLIDNLKTMFKPILILLAVGMLIGSWMLSGTIPLIVYYGLLSINPIYFLFITAIICSLMSIMAGTSWGTIGTVGVALIGVSVGFGIPVYYTAGAIVVGAIFGDKLSPLSDTTVMSSAMANVELVDHIKHLLWTTIPGYIISLVLYLVLGFQFGGNTGNSGDVELILSTLKENFNLNPILIIPPIIVLVLIYFKKPTLPVFAIGILSGCLLAIFFQGKDILEVANVLNSGFQDTTSVPLVDEMLQRGGLSSMLDTVALLIGAAIFGSPLQTAGVIKTMLDKFIRLSKSAKTMMASSLTLHALFFTITGSYYVTYAVLGPAITPLYSKYGLHNKNWSRTMEDTGTALAPIIPWGVTGAFIADTLQVSTGEYILYAPMTYLGMIFALIYIFSGFGIAKTQTDSLHNVDVRKSV is encoded by the coding sequence ATGAATACAAAGCTATCAACATTTAAGGCTTTATTCTTATTAATTATTTCCTTTACACTTATCTTAGTTGGAGTTCTTTATCTAGGCGCTCCTTCTACTATTGTTCTCATTTCAACTGGTACTGTAGTCATAGCATTAGCTGTAATATGGGGGATTAAATGGCAAAAAATTGAAGAGGATTTAATAGATAACTTGAAAACTATGTTTAAACCAATTTTAATTTTACTTGCAGTTGGGATGTTAATAGGTTCTTGGATGTTATCTGGGACTATTCCATTAATTGTATACTATGGATTGCTAAGTATAAATCCTATATACTTCTTATTTATCACGGCAATAATTTGCTCCTTAATGTCAATTATGGCAGGAACATCATGGGGAACCATTGGAACAGTCGGAGTTGCTTTAATAGGTGTTTCCGTCGGCTTTGGTATTCCAGTTTACTACACCGCGGGCGCAATTGTAGTTGGTGCAATTTTTGGAGATAAATTATCCCCCCTATCAGACACGACTGTAATGAGTTCTGCAATGGCAAATGTTGAGCTTGTTGATCATATAAAGCATTTATTATGGACAACCATACCAGGTTATATTATTTCACTTGTACTTTATCTAGTCCTAGGCTTCCAATTTGGAGGTAATACTGGAAATAGTGGAGATGTAGAGCTAATATTATCAACTCTAAAAGAGAACTTTAATTTAAATCCGATATTGATAATTCCACCAATTATTGTTTTAGTGCTAATTTATTTTAAGAAGCCGACCCTGCCAGTGTTTGCTATAGGTATTTTAAGTGGTTGTCTATTAGCAATTTTCTTCCAAGGAAAAGATATTCTTGAAGTCGCTAATGTACTAAATAGTGGATTTCAAGATACTACTAGTGTCCCCCTTGTTGATGAAATGTTACAAAGGGGTGGTCTATCCAGCATGTTGGATACCGTTGCACTACTAATCGGAGCTGCAATTTTCGGTTCCCCCTTGCAAACTGCTGGAGTTATAAAAACGATGTTAGATAAATTTATCCGATTATCAAAAAGTGCAAAAACAATGATGGCTTCAAGTTTAACCTTACACGCATTATTTTTTACAATAACAGGAAGCTATTATGTAACCTACGCTGTGTTAGGACCAGCCATAACTCCATTGTATAGTAAATATGGATTGCATAATAAAAACTGGTCAAGAACGATGGAGGATACAGGAACAGCATTAGCTCCAATTATCCCATGGGGTGTAACAGGTGCATTTATAGCAGACACTTTACAAGTCTCAACTGGAGAATATATATTATATGCTCCGATGACTTATCTTGGCATGATCTTCGCACTGATATATATATTTAGTGGATTTGGTATCGCTAAAACACAAACAGATTCATTACATAATGTAGATGTAAGAAAGTCCGTTTAG
- the guaC gene encoding GMP reductase, which translates to MENVFDYEDIQLIPAKCVVNSRSECDTTVSLGGHTFNLPVVPANMQTIIDEKIAISLAESGYFYVMHRFEPEKRIVFVKEMNARGLVTSISVGVKDEEYNFVRQLADEQLLPDFITIDIAHGHSNAVIEMIQHIKKHLPQSFVIAGNVGTPEAVRELEHAGADATKVGIGPGKVCITKIKTGFGTGGWQLAALRWCAKAATKPIIADGGIRTHGDIAKSVRFGASMVMIGSLFAGHEESPGETFEKEGKLYKEYFGSASEFQKGEKKNVEGKKMYVEHKGSLQDTLKEMQQDLQSSISYAGGNKLEAIRTVDYVVVKSSIFNGDQVY; encoded by the coding sequence ATGGAAAATGTTTTTGATTACGAAGATATTCAATTAATTCCGGCAAAATGCGTTGTAAATAGCCGTTCTGAGTGTGATACAACCGTGAGCTTGGGTGGACATACATTTAACCTCCCAGTGGTACCTGCAAATATGCAGACAATTATAGACGAAAAGATTGCCATTTCCTTAGCAGAAAGTGGGTATTTCTATGTCATGCATCGTTTTGAACCAGAGAAACGAATTGTCTTTGTAAAAGAAATGAACGCGCGTGGCTTAGTTACATCTATTAGTGTCGGAGTCAAAGATGAGGAGTATAATTTCGTACGCCAATTGGCCGATGAACAGCTTTTACCAGACTTCATTACGATTGATATCGCACATGGACATTCAAATGCGGTGATTGAGATGATTCAGCATATAAAGAAACACTTACCTCAAAGCTTTGTAATTGCTGGAAATGTTGGCACACCAGAAGCTGTAAGAGAGTTAGAACATGCTGGTGCAGATGCAACTAAGGTGGGTATTGGACCTGGGAAGGTATGCATTACGAAAATTAAAACTGGATTTGGCACTGGTGGCTGGCAACTAGCTGCGCTACGTTGGTGTGCAAAGGCAGCAACTAAACCAATTATCGCCGACGGAGGAATTCGCACGCATGGCGATATTGCTAAATCTGTTCGGTTTGGCGCATCGATGGTCATGATTGGATCTTTATTTGCTGGCCACGAGGAATCTCCAGGAGAAACTTTTGAAAAAGAAGGAAAGCTCTACAAAGAATATTTCGGTTCAGCTTCTGAATTTCAAAAAGGTGAAAAGAAAAATGTAGAAGGCAAGAAAATGTATGTCGAGCACAAAGGGTCCTTGCAAGATACATTAAAAGAAATGCAACAAGATCTCCAATCTTCCATTTCGTATGCTGGGGGAAACAAATTGGAGGCCATCCGTACTGTTGATTATGTCGTAGTGAAGAGTTCTATTTTTAATGGGGATCAAGTATATTAA
- a CDS encoding site-2 protease family protein: MATTSEQKTTKSYWGWLAVIGVFLLTKAKWLLVVLKIGKFATLASMFISLWAYAVFYGWKFAIALVYLIFVHEMGHLVAAKMKKIPTSPAIFIPFLGAAIGIDPNKIKNAKTEFFVAYGGPLAGLLSIVPAIVLYLVTDDPYWVLVIQLGALINLFNLFPVSPLDGGRIVSVLSPNIWIVGLLVLIPIIFLSPDPILFLIFIFGLVTWWKQFKESKNLATMKHEEKVLSYVNNELEKFKENCEFYGENEYTTLYNKLKKQKDKVSHFLSNNSGFKMPLFQEKKRLEIKKSHVEKKVLINTLNDLDRTRYTSEVAPRFDVIIEYVQRKNETERLRIKNEVTRIKTYYRTSLQTKIKSLVLYLSLAVLLAIILVYAMDILESSRLTNF; this comes from the coding sequence ATGGCAACAACTTCTGAACAAAAAACAACTAAAAGCTATTGGGGATGGCTTGCTGTAATTGGAGTCTTTTTACTAACCAAAGCAAAATGGTTATTAGTCGTACTGAAAATTGGAAAGTTCGCAACTCTAGCTTCCATGTTTATATCGCTTTGGGCATATGCGGTATTTTATGGGTGGAAATTTGCCATTGCACTCGTTTACTTAATCTTCGTCCATGAAATGGGTCACCTAGTTGCCGCCAAAATGAAGAAAATCCCGACTAGTCCCGCAATCTTCATTCCATTTTTAGGCGCGGCGATAGGAATTGATCCTAACAAAATTAAAAATGCTAAAACTGAATTTTTTGTAGCCTATGGAGGTCCTTTAGCTGGATTATTATCCATCGTGCCAGCAATTGTTCTTTACTTGGTCACAGATGATCCTTACTGGGTCCTTGTCATCCAACTAGGAGCATTGATTAACCTGTTTAATCTTTTTCCTGTATCTCCTCTCGATGGTGGACGGATTGTAAGTGTTCTATCACCAAACATTTGGATAGTAGGATTATTAGTTCTCATTCCAATTATTTTTCTTTCGCCAGATCCAATTCTTTTCTTAATCTTTATTTTTGGTCTAGTGACATGGTGGAAGCAATTTAAAGAAAGCAAAAATTTAGCAACCATGAAACATGAAGAAAAGGTTTTATCATACGTAAACAACGAACTTGAGAAGTTTAAAGAAAATTGCGAGTTCTATGGTGAAAATGAATACACAACCCTTTATAACAAACTAAAAAAACAAAAAGACAAAGTTAGTCATTTCCTTTCGAATAATTCGGGGTTCAAAATGCCACTTTTCCAGGAAAAGAAACGATTGGAAATCAAGAAATCACACGTAGAGAAGAAAGTACTAATAAATACTTTGAACGATTTGGACAGAACAAGGTACACTTCTGAAGTAGCTCCACGATTTGATGTAATCATTGAGTATGTTCAAAGGAAAAATGAAACTGAACGTTTAAGAATCAAAAATGAAGTAACCCGAATTAAAACGTATTATCGGACTTCTTTACAGACAAAAATCAAATCACTGGTACTCTATTTATCATTAGCTGTATTACTTGCTATCATTCTTGTTTACGCAATGGATATATTAGAATCAAGTCGGTTAACGAATTTTTAA
- a CDS encoding TolB family protein, which yields MMQRFHNPPAGDLGLIAYTSNRGGSYDIWLYDLSTGVSNQITSGLAESFSVPFWSPNSKRVAFVGKNGILYVVELVDGVIARIDQFVDGLGVYLDWSPDSKKLAYTKQNDIILYNITTHQAKRVNQPGATDVQWFPSGGELLFQAPDSSGVSQLFYIQDDGSGKRQITQNTGGAFNNVRLSPDGSYVLYTTPGVSISIIYTIEISTGNVFEVKGGPLAKNYFPVWSPDSTRIAYSTTAFEDVGYFSLVKVTGRQGEDDRIRAISDCYATPVTWSPDGRKIAYLSGCDNQGIASEMWLFDVLHPVPVQLTEGDFITALQWSPKPICLSKNAYINPVYNVQFDYPSHWQKVTDQRYEGPDGFFQISAISSEETIFEVCQNEAFHQLLPYGSEPRIIHTQIQEQEACFIFPSKDQPPEMRGQAAVIIRYPNPVEIEGATYNYFILWADQGHINEISSTLTFLV from the coding sequence ATGATGCAAAGATTTCACAATCCACCTGCTGGCGATTTAGGATTGATAGCATATACATCCAATCGTGGAGGTAGTTATGATATTTGGTTATATGATCTTAGTACAGGGGTGAGCAACCAAATTACATCTGGTCTAGCGGAATCTTTTTCGGTTCCATTTTGGTCGCCGAATAGTAAAAGAGTCGCGTTTGTTGGGAAAAATGGCATTCTGTACGTTGTCGAGTTAGTTGATGGGGTGATTGCTCGTATTGACCAGTTTGTAGATGGTTTAGGTGTTTACTTAGATTGGTCACCAGACAGTAAAAAATTAGCTTATACGAAACAGAATGATATAATTTTGTACAACATTACCACACATCAAGCCAAGCGTGTAAATCAGCCTGGTGCAACAGATGTTCAATGGTTTCCAAGTGGGGGTGAACTGCTTTTTCAAGCGCCTGATTCTTCAGGTGTGAGCCAGCTTTTTTACATTCAAGATGATGGATCAGGCAAACGACAAATCACACAAAACACGGGTGGAGCGTTCAATAATGTCCGTCTTTCTCCTGATGGTTCTTATGTGCTGTATACAACTCCCGGCGTAAGTATTTCGATTATTTATACCATAGAGATTTCAACTGGTAACGTATTTGAAGTAAAGGGTGGCCCCCTTGCGAAAAACTACTTCCCGGTTTGGTCGCCAGATTCAACGAGAATTGCATACAGCACAACTGCTTTTGAAGACGTTGGCTATTTTTCATTAGTTAAAGTAACGGGTAGACAAGGAGAAGACGATCGCATAAGGGCGATTTCAGATTGCTATGCTACCCCTGTTACATGGTCTCCAGATGGTAGAAAAATTGCTTATCTCTCAGGTTGTGATAATCAGGGAATTGCTAGTGAAATGTGGTTATTTGACGTATTGCATCCTGTTCCAGTTCAGTTAACAGAAGGTGATTTCATTACGGCCCTACAATGGTCCCCTAAGCCAATTTGTCTTTCAAAAAACGCCTATATCAATCCAGTCTATAATGTTCAATTTGACTATCCATCACATTGGCAAAAGGTAACGGATCAGAGGTATGAAGGCCCAGATGGCTTCTTCCAAATTTCAGCGATTTCCTCAGAAGAAACGATATTCGAAGTTTGCCAAAATGAGGCATTCCACCAACTATTGCCATACGGATCCGAACCGCGCATTATACACACACAAATCCAAGAACAAGAGGCATGCTTTATTTTTCCGTCAAAAGACCAGCCTCCAGAAATGAGAGGTCAAGCTGCTGTAATTATCCGTTATCCAAATCCAGTTGAAATCGAGGGAGCTACGTATAATTATTTTATCTTATGGGCGGACCAAGGCCACATCAATGAAATAAGTTCGACTCTTACTTTTTTGGTTTAA
- a CDS encoding Na+/H+ antiporter NhaC family protein: MDHLGVLSLAPPIIAIVLALWTRNVIISLFLGLFSGILILSHFNPLSSVKTVIGDYFFVQIADSYNAGILALLVFIGGFVALLEKSGGAAAFASKITSLIRTRVQTQLSAWIGGIAIFFSELGTPLIIGPIFEPLFDKAKVSREKLAWIIDSTASPVSVMIPFIGWGVYIIGLINTEYGRLNITESGWDAFIQAIPYYIYPILAVLIVPLIVITKLEFGPMAKAERRIQETGQVYWPDSKPMRKSEAITEIKETSSKPILVWLPILILLVTIIGLLIPLGFPFKKIDGNDFRVALTTAYLFAGISLIVLMTVYKVKRIAESFEIYVSGMRRMMDILIILVLAWSLGAALDKMGTANYIVQLIDGNIPLFLVPAIIFVVGACMSFANGTSWGTFAIMLPLAIPLAFHLDISMYACIGAVISGGIFGDHCSPISDTTILSSTGAGSDHKDHNKTQLPIALFNGVLTIIAFVVGSLVGYPTTIFIAVTLMVIGVLLLSKLYNRRTPPSVDKFSS; this comes from the coding sequence ATGGACCATTTGGGAGTATTGTCTTTAGCCCCTCCCATCATTGCTATTGTTTTGGCACTTTGGACCAGGAATGTGATTATTTCATTATTTTTAGGCTTATTTTCAGGAATTCTGATTTTGTCGCACTTTAATCCATTAAGCTCAGTAAAAACTGTGATTGGCGATTACTTCTTTGTACAGATCGCTGACAGTTATAACGCTGGTATTTTAGCGCTATTAGTATTTATCGGAGGTTTCGTAGCACTTTTGGAAAAGTCGGGAGGAGCTGCTGCTTTTGCATCTAAGATAACAAGCTTGATTAGGACTCGGGTACAGACTCAGCTTTCTGCATGGATAGGTGGTATTGCTATTTTTTTCTCTGAGCTTGGTACACCTTTAATTATTGGACCTATATTCGAACCACTGTTTGACAAAGCTAAGGTATCAAGAGAAAAGTTAGCTTGGATAATTGATTCAACGGCTTCCCCAGTCTCCGTAATGATTCCTTTTATCGGTTGGGGGGTCTACATAATAGGACTCATCAATACAGAGTACGGGCGTTTAAATATAACTGAATCTGGGTGGGATGCTTTTATACAAGCTATTCCCTATTATATTTATCCAATATTGGCAGTACTCATCGTCCCTTTAATCGTTATAACGAAGCTGGAATTTGGACCGATGGCTAAAGCAGAAAGGCGTATACAGGAAACTGGACAAGTATATTGGCCTGATTCTAAACCAATGCGTAAATCGGAAGCGATCACTGAAATAAAGGAAACAAGTAGTAAGCCTATACTGGTTTGGCTTCCGATTCTAATATTATTAGTAACAATTATTGGATTGTTAATTCCGCTTGGATTTCCATTTAAAAAAATTGATGGGAACGATTTTAGAGTCGCTTTAACTACGGCATATTTATTTGCAGGGATATCTCTTATCGTTTTAATGACTGTGTATAAAGTAAAAAGAATAGCAGAATCCTTCGAAATTTATGTTTCTGGCATGAGGAGAATGATGGATATTTTAATCATTTTGGTACTTGCATGGTCACTCGGAGCAGCTCTTGATAAGATGGGAACAGCAAATTATATTGTCCAATTAATAGATGGAAATATACCTCTATTCTTGGTACCAGCTATTATATTTGTCGTTGGTGCCTGTATGTCATTTGCCAATGGTACTTCTTGGGGAACCTTTGCCATTATGCTTCCTTTGGCTATTCCTTTAGCTTTCCACCTTGATATATCTATGTACGCATGTATAGGTGCTGTCATATCAGGTGGAATATTTGGTGATCATTGTTCACCAATCTCAGATACAACAATTTTATCATCCACTGGGGCAGGCTCTGATCATAAAGATCATAATAAAACCCAGCTTCCCATTGCATTGTTTAATGGTGTCTTAACAATCATTGCATTTGTTGTTGGAAGTCTAGTTGGTTATCCTACAACAATTTTTATAGCTGTGACATTAATGGTTATTGGCGTTCTTCTTCTTTCTAAACTATACAATCGAAGAACACCTCCGTCTGTGGATAAGTTTTCATCGTAG